ACCTTCAACACGGTCTTCATGACCATCAACTCCCCCACCGACTTCCAGCTGACGGGTGGCCTCGATCCACAGCTCTACACCTTCATGGTCGGCCGCCTGGAGCTCGCGATCCGTCGCGCCGACGCCAACCTCGGGCCGGGGAAGCTCGGCTGGGGCAAGACTCAAATCACCGACCTGACCGATAACCGCTCCGTGGAGGCTCACCTTCGAAACCACGGCATCCACGAGGACTTCGGCCAGGGAAGCGCCGCCCAGGACCCACAGGGCCGCCTGCACACGCTCGATCCCGACGTCAACGTGCTGCGGGTCGACAAGATGATCGGCGGGCGTCAGGTGCCGGTGGGAATGTGGTCGACGTTCGCCGACCACGGCACCGTAATCAGGTTTCAGTTCACCTACTACAACCGCGACCATCACAGCGCCGCCACCCAGCTGGTCGAGGACGCGATCCGCCGCGCCGGCCGGGTGCCCGCGGACCAGGCGGTGGTGAACGTCTACGGCAACACCGACGAGGGCGACCAGACCGCGGGCCTTCATCGCGCCGGGCCGGCGGCGGCCGACTATGTCGGCAGGGTCGAGGCGATGGCGTTCATGCGCGCCTGGCGCGAGGCCGGCCAGCACATGAACGCGACCCCGATCCTGGGGCGCCGCTGGACGCGGATGTGCTGGTGTGGCCAACAGACCGCTGCCGGGCCGGTCGCCGACCGGGCGGAGTTCGGCCTGCCGCAGTTCACCGGCTCCGAGGAGGGCCGCGGGCCGCTCTTCGATGTGACCGGGGTGCCCTTCGAGGGCCACCACCTCCCGGGTGGCTCGGGCCCGCAGGGCAACAAGATCACCCCCCCGCTCCCGGTCGAGGTCCCCGAGGCGGTGCCGCTGATGGCGCTCCGCATCGGCCCGCGGATGATCGTCTCGATCCCCGGCGAGATGACCGCCCAGATGGGGCGCCGGGTGCGCAACGCGGTCACCGACGCCGCCCGTGGCTCCGGCGTCTCCGGCGCCGTGATCTCCGGGCTCGCGAATGAGTACATCGACTACTTCACGACGCCGCAGGAATACGACGCCCAGCACTACGAAGGCGGGGCGACGATCTACGGACGCGCCAGCTCGGTGGCGCTCCAGGAGGTCCTGGTCGACCTCACCCGTCGCCTGGTCGAGGGTCGCCCGCCGCCACAGGCCTATCCGTATGACCCCCGAAACGGGGTCGCGGCCAACGCCGCCCCGTTCCCGCTCGGCGCCGCAAGCGCCACCGTCGCGAACCAGCACGGGCCGGGAGCCTGGCGGCTCGGGAGCCCCCGCTTTTCCTGGCGCGGCGGGGTGCGCGGCTTCGACCGCCCGCTCGAACGCCCCTTCGTCCAGATCCAGCGCCGCACCGCTAACGGCGGCTGGCAGACCGTCGACTCGGATCTCGGCCTGGCCGTGCTGTGGAGAGTCGACGAGAACGGCCTCTACCTGACCCGCTGGGAGCCGCGCTTCGACCAACCCCTAGGCACCTATCGCTTCCGGATCACCGCCAACCGCTACGCCCTCACCTCGAACCCGTTCGACCTGCAACCCAACAAGGGCCTGCGGCCGCGGCGCGTAGCGGCGCCTGCCGGCAAGGTCGCGGTGGTCCTCGACTACCCGCGGGCCAGGGTCCGAGAAGAGATCGGCGACCCGGTGCCCGATGCGAGCGCGAGTCTCACCCACCGCCCGCGCTCCGCCGCCTCGGGCCGAGTGACCTTCATCGTCGACGGCCGGCCGGTCACCGTTCAGGCGGGGCCCGGCGGGCGCTTCGAGGTCAATGCGAGCCCTGGGGACCAGATCCGGATCCCGGCCGGCGGGGGCCGCGACGGCTTCGGCAACCGCACGGGCGTGGACTTCGCCTTTCAGGCCTGAGCGCCGCTAGCCATGGCCGTCGTTCCCGCGGCCCCGCACTAACACAGTGCGGAGACGGGCCGGCGAGGACGCGGGAAACTGCCGCTGTATGCCAAGGCTCAGAGCTGGTCGACCGAGAAGGTGTCGCAGGCGGCGGGGTCACCGCTGCGATATCCAGTGGTGAACCAGGCTCGCCGCTGGTCGGAGGTGCCGTGCGTGAAGCTGTCGGGGTCGATGTGCCCCGTGGCCTGCCTCTGAAGGCGGTCGTCGCCGATGGCCTCAGTGGCGGTGAACGCCTCGTTCAGGTCGCCGCCCTGGAGATCGCCCTGCTGGAAGACGGTGTTGCCCCAGACACCGGCGTAGCAGTCGGCCTGCAGCTCCAGGCGCACTGAGAGCTCGTTGGCGTCGTCCGGGTTCTCGCGGCTGAGGCGGTCAACCTCCTCGCTCATGCCAGTTTCCTCCTGCACGTGGTGGCCCATTTCGTGGGCGATCACGTATGCCCAGGCGAAGTCGCCCGGTGCCGCGAGCTGGTTGGCCATCTCCTCGTAGAAACTCAGGTCGAGGTAGACCCGCTGATCGGCGGGGCAGTAGAAGGGGCCCACAGCCGAGGTGGCGCTGCCGCAGCCGTTGGTGTTGACGGCGTCGCTATAGAGGACCAGCTGAGCGTGCTCGTACGGTTCTCCATCGCGCCGGAAGGTCCCCTCCCACGTGCGCTGGGTGTCGGTGAACACGTAGGTCGAGAACTCCTTGATATCGCGCTCCGGGTCCTGCGCCGGCGGAATCCCCTGCGGCGCCGGCTGGCCGGGCGCCTCCACGCCGGGGGTGAAGCCCGTAGGGACATTGAAGCCTCCCCCGTCTCCGCTGAAGAACACCTGAATCGCGATGTAGATGATCACGCCAACGATCCCGAGCCCGCCCGGGAGCGCGAGCCCGCCCGGTAGGGGCAGCCGCGACATGCCGCCGCCGAGACGACCACCAGCTGGGCTCGCCCCCCGTTGGTCGATTACATCGCGGGGCCTCTTCACCCGCCGCCACCTCACGGGGGAAGGCTATCCGCGCGTTGGAAGATCTTCCGGTCCGAGTGGGTGGCAAAGACAAAGGCCCGGGCGCAAGCCCGGGCCTTGAACGAAGCGTCTGAAGCGAATTCGCTTCAGGTCCGTCGCTCGAGGTCTGCGACTTCCTCGGCCTTCTCGTCGGCCTTCTTGTCGGCGCGCTCGAGCTCCTCCTTCTTCTTGCCCTTCTGCTCTTCCTTGCGACCTTCGCGGCGAAGCGACGGCTCGCCGGCTACGTCGCCCGCGACCTGCTTGGCCTTACCGGTCACTTTGTCTTTGATGCTCATGGTCTCTCCTTGCCTTGGGTCTAATGGCGCCCACGTGTTGTCAGGTAACACACGTGGGCTTGAAATATGGAGAGGCGGGATGCCTCAGGCCCTGGCTGCTCCGAAACGGACGCTCCCGGCCGGATCGCCCAGGGAACGCCTCTCCATGGGCGCGGTTTCCCCGCCCTGGCCTTTTGAACCATGGAACGAAAGCCTCCTGACAATGCGCCGTCTTCGCGCCGGCCCGCCTCCGGGAAGGACCTCACCGTCGATTCGGCGGGCGGCCTCAGATCGTGCTTCGCCCGCGCCAGCCGGTGAACGCCATCCACAGCGCCACCAAGGCAAGCACGAAGATGATCGGGTGCACGATCGCGCCGCCAGCGATTGAGATCGCGAGCAGGATGATTCCAAGGATCAGCCACAACATGTCTCTGCCTCCTTTCGGGGGCGCCACCTACCCCGCCAGCTTTCCGTTGAAACGCAACCGTTTGCCACTGGGGTGAAGGGGTAACCGCGAGGACCCACGACGGTAAATGGGACAGTCAACCGGAAGGAGGTTGAGCCATGAGCACAATCGCAGTTGTTCTGATCGTGATCGGCGCTGTGATCGTCATCGTCTTGCTTGCTGCCGCGATGAAGAGAACCCGCGACCAGAAGCTAGACGACCGCCGCCAAATCGCCGGCGAGCACCGCGAAGAGGCGGAGCTCCGTCACCTCGAAGCCGACAAGGAGGCCGCAAGCGCTGACGAGCAAGCCGCGCGGGCACGCAGGGAGGCGGCTGAGGCCGAGTCGCGATCGCGCGCCGCTGAGCGCGAACGGGAGGCGGCCCGTGGCCATGCCGAGCATGCTGCTGAAATCGATCCCGACGCGGAGTCAGACGGGACGGATCAAGCCGAGGGAACGCGGGAGCGACCCGGCCGGCGATAGGCGCCAGGTGCATGCTCATCGAGATCTGCTCGACATCTACCTCAGCGACCACTTCGCTGGTGCGACCGCCGGCCTGGACCTGGCAAAGCGTATGTCGGGGGACTCGCCGGACGGCCCCCTGAGCGAGATCGCGGCCGAAATCGAGTCTGACCGCCAGACCCTGCGTGACTTGATGGCGGCTCTGTACCTGAGACCGTCCCTGCTGAAGACGGCGATCGGCTGGTTCGGTGAGAAGGCGGGCCGGATCAAGCTCAACGGCCGAGTATTCGGCCGATCCCCACTCAGCAGTCTTCTCGAGCTGGAGCTGTTGATTACAGGAGTCAGCGGCAAGCTTCAGCTCTGGCGAGCTCTCGCCGCGGTCGTCCCGGCGGACTCGCGTCTCGAGCAGTTCGATTTCGCGGCGCTTGGCCAGCGCGCCGAAGAGCAACGCCGACGACTCGAAGAGCTGCACGAACGGGCAGCCCGCCAGACGCTGGGCGGCATGTCGATAGGCGCGCGCGAAAGTCGCGTTTCACTGGAGAGACCTGGGGTAGGCGATTGAGTACAGGACAAAGCGACACGGAAGAGAGGCCCCGGATGGCTCAGACCAATGCAAAAACGACCAAAAGGCGCCCGGCCGCGGCCAAGCGGACCCGTAGCTCGAGCCAAGGTGGCAGGGCCGGGTCGGCCAACGGAGCGGGTGGTGGGACACGGGCACGCTCGCAACGCCGGTCCAGTGGCGCTCGGAGCTCAGGTGCAGCCACACGCTCTCGCTCTCGCTCGCGCTCGCGCAGCGCCGCTCAGAGCCGCTCACAGGCGGTGAGGGGAACCGTCCGGACTCGGGCGCAGGAGACGGGGCAGGCCGTCGAGCGAGTCGCGAAGAGCACCGGCCAGACTGTTGGAAAGGCAGCCGGCAAGGCCAAGGGCCCGGCGATCGCAGGTGGCGCCGCCCTCGCAGGACTCGCCGGAGGCCTCGCGCTCGCCAAGGGCCGCGTCAAGACTCGCAGAGTCTTTGGTGTGCCAGTGCCCCGTCGCAGCAAACTCACGAAGACCGGCAAGAAGACCGGCAAGGCGCTTGGGCACGTTGCCGCTCAGGTCGGCTCGACGAGCCAGCAGCTCGCGGTGCTGAATGAGGAGGTTCGCCGCACTCGCGAACAGGCTGACAAGACGAATCGCTCACCGGTGGAGGTGCTCCTGTCAGGCCTCACCAACCGCAAGCTCGGGGGCTGATGGCGACCGCGACTGAGAGCGCTGCCCGCCTCGGGCCATACGTCGAGCGGCTGCTCCAAAACGCCTACGTGCAGGACAACCTCCTCGACGCGGTCGAGAACCTGCGCGAGGCCTACGAGCGCGCCCAGAAGCGTCGCGTCGAGCCCGCTCGCGACGAGAAGATCCGTCACCAGCTGCGCCAGGCGGCGCTCTCGCTCAAGGAGGCAGGTGAGGCGCTCAAGAGCGGCCGCCAGAAGCCCAGGAAGCACCGCGCCAACCGAATGCTGATCGTCGCCAGTCTCGGCGCTGTCGGAACGGCCGCCGCCTTGGCAGCCAGCGAGGAGTTCCGAAGCAAGCTGTTCGATTCACAGTGAAGTTCCTCTTCCTCCCCGTCAGCATCATTGGCGGCCTTTTGGCTGGCCTGATCGGAAAGAAGGTCTTCGAGCAAATCTGGGGCCTGATCGACGAGCAGGAACCCCCGGAACCGCAGCACCGCCAGGTCAGATACGCCAAGCTCGCAGGCGCTCTGCTCCTGGAAGGAGCCATCTTTCGCCTCGCTCGTGGCTTCTTTGACCACGGCGCGCGACATGGCTTTCAGCGGCTCACGGGCTCGTGGCCTGGCGAGGAAGCTCCGGAGCCGGTGTAGGTCGCACCCAGGTTCGTTTCATGCCTGGGTGCCTCGTCTGGTCGATCGTGCTCTCGATCGCGCTCACCATCCTGGTGAACCTGCTGATCAGATTGTTCTGATGGGGTTCGCATTCGTCTCGTTAGCTGGCCGAATGGCGCCCACGACGGCGGGGAGAGTGTCGAACGCGAGCGCAGGCTTGGGTATCGAATTGATCCCGGGCGGACGGGAGGAGGTAGCTCGGCGTGGGCCGGTCGGCTCCGTCCACGACGCTGAGCTGCTGGTCCCGGCCGAGGCTTCCAGGCCCCTGGTGACGAGTGTCTTGCTGGAGCGCGTCGCCTGCGAATACCTGCGATTCCTCCGCCGCATCTCGCTCGGGCTGCTGCGGGTCCGTCTTGGAGCTGGGCATCAGGCGATCGTCCTGCTCCTCCCCCGGGCGGCGCTCCTACGCTTCCGCGCCCCCCGGTATAGCGAGGGCTCCGATTGGGCCGAGGTTGGGTGGGACATCGAGCGAGGCCTGCTGGTGGCACGTGAGGGACGTGGACGGGGTTCACTCCGAATTCGCCTCCAGCGGGTGGCGCGCGATGGCGGGCAGGCCGGAAGGACTCGCTTTCTCGTGCGCATGGAAGTGGAGGGCTACTACCCACGGATCCGCGCCAGAGGCTGGTTCACCCCGGCAGGGGCCTGGCTATATGGGCAGACGCAGGCCAGAATCCACCGTCTCGTGTTTCGCGGGTTCCTGCGTTCGCTCGCAGGGCTCGAGCTGCCACTGAGCGGCACAGAGGCGTCGACGCTCGCGACGCAAAGGAGCTCGTGAAAGCGTGGCTCGCCGCGCCCTCGTCAGCGGCGCCACGGGGTTCGTCGGTGGCCGGCTCGCCTCTTTCCTCGCCGATCGAGACTGGGAGGTGCGCTGCCTGGTCCGCGATCGATCGCGAGCGCGGGAGCTGGCCGACCGCGGGTTCGAGCTGCATGAAGGCGACGTGCTCGACCCGGAAGCGCTGCGCGGGGCCGGTCGGGACGTCGGGGTGGGCTACTACCTGATCCATTCGATGGGCCGAGGGGCCGCGGGAGACTTCGAGGATCGTGAGCGGCAGGGCGCCCGGAACTTTGCGGAGATGGCGAAGCGCGAGGGGGTCGGCCGGGTCATCTACCTCGGCGGGCTCGGTGATCGACCGCAGTCGAAGCACCTCCGGAGCCGCCGGCGAACTGCCCAGATCCTCTCCGAGCTTGGGCCGCCGCTGACCTACTTCCGCGCCGGGATGATCGTCGGAGCGGGCAGCGAGTCCTACCGCACGCTTCGCTATCTGGTGCAGCGGCTCCCCGCCATGATCGGGCCGGCGTGGCTGGGGCAGGCGACGCAGCCGATCGGGATCGACGGGGTGATCGCCTACCTGGCGGCTGCGCCTGACGTGGCCGCCTCCGAGGGGCGGGAGGTCCAGATCGGGGGCCCCGACATTCTCTCTTACGGCGACATGCTGGATCTGATGGCCGACGCACTCGGTGTGCGCAGGCGTCCCAGGGTTCCCGTGCCGCTGATCACCCCGTGGCTGTCCTCGCTCTGGATCGGGCTTGTTACGCCGGTCGACCCAGGCGTCGCCCGCCCGCTAATCGAGGGCTTGTCCACCCCGACCGTCGTCACCGATGGCTCGGGAGCGGCCATGTTCGACGTCAGGCCGGTCCCGTTCATGGACGCGCTACGACAGGCACTCGCCGAGGACTCAGAGGTCAACGTAGCGCCCCAAAGCTGACCGGCTGCCGGCCGTCAGCTCCGTGACCCATTTCTGGGGTCAAGGCTGTCGCGGCGCTCGTCGCCGGCTCGCTACCCCGGCGAGTCGCAGGACTTACCGGCGCAGTTGCGAAGGGCGGCGAGGTGTCGCGCGAGGTCCAGCTCGAGCGCGGCATCGGCCGGCTTGCCGGCGAGGTTGTGCAGCTCATAGGGATCCGTGTTCAGGTCATAAAGCTCGCGCTCCCCGTCCCGGTACTCCACATACGCGAACCCATCAGCCGTACGGACGGCGGAGTACGCGCGATGTCCCGCGAGGTACTCGAGGACCAGAGAGCGGTTTGCGTCAGCGGCCGGATCGCGCGCCCCGGGAAGCAGCGAGATCCCGTCCATCTCGAGTCGCGGCGGCGTGCTGGCCGCGTCAAGAATGGTGGGAGCGAGGTCGATGTTCGCGGTGAGCTGGCTCCGCACCTGTCGCGCCGGCAACCCTGGGCCGCGGATGATGAGCGGGACCCGCACGGATTCCTCGTACACGGACAGCTTTCCGTGCCGGCGATGCTGGCCCAGCATGAAGCCGTTGTCCGAGGTGAAGACGATGTAGGTGTTGTCGAGCTCGCCGGTGGCTCGGAGTTGATGGACGAGTCCCCGCACCAGGTCGTCGACTGCGAGCAGGCTCTCGAGGCGGCTGTGGTACTCCAGGCGTAGTTGCCTGATCTCGCTGTTGCTGAGCCGAGGCGTGTTGCGCACGAAGGAGGGCTTATCGGAGATCTTGCGCTCGTTGAACGACGGGGGTCGGGGAAGGGGGCGACGAGCGAAGCGACCCAGGTCGCGAAGCGCCGGCCGCGGATTGCGGCCGCGCTCGCGAGGTCCCGGGGCGATCGGGTTCTCCAGGTGCGGGGCCAGCGGTGCCACGGTGAGGAAAAAGGGCTGGGGCTGACTGGCGCTCGCACGCACGAACGCCTGCGCCTTGCGAGCGTAGACGTCGGTCTGATAGTCCCGGGGCGCGGTCCCGTAGGTCCGCAGCCTGCCGTTTTCGTT
This DNA window, taken from Solirubrobacterales bacterium, encodes the following:
- a CDS encoding sulfatase, whose protein sequence is MTARLLVAAAAAAAAVAIGLALFHETGVAGGSRPNVVVVMTDDQDPASVGVMKAVEHELAARGVTFANNYATTPDCCPSRASFETGQYAHNHGVLTRHPPRGGYQGFAAQPALIKNALPVALQDAGYRTGYIGKYLNGYGIPDYGGLRSPGIRRYIPPGWDRWYVPVDHTEYDMYGYRLNENGRLRTYGTAPRDYQTDVYARKAQAFVRASASQPQPFFLTVAPLAPHLENPIAPGPRERGRNPRPALRDLGRFARRPLPRPPSFNERKISDKPSFVRNTPRLSNSEIRQLRLEYHSRLESLLAVDDLVRGLVHQLRATGELDNTYIVFTSDNGFMLGQHRRHGKLSVYEESVRVPLIIRGPGLPARQVRSQLTANIDLAPTILDAASTPPRLEMDGISLLPGARDPAADANRSLVLEYLAGHRAYSAVRTADGFAYVEYRDGERELYDLNTDPYELHNLAGKPADAALELDLARHLAALRNCAGKSCDSPG
- a CDS encoding NAD(P)H-binding protein — its product is MARRALVSGATGFVGGRLASFLADRDWEVRCLVRDRSRARELADRGFELHEGDVLDPEALRGAGRDVGVGYYLIHSMGRGAAGDFEDRERQGARNFAEMAKREGVGRVIYLGGLGDRPQSKHLRSRRRTAQILSELGPPLTYFRAGMIVGAGSESYRTLRYLVQRLPAMIGPAWLGQATQPIGIDGVIAYLAAAPDVAASEGREVQIGGPDILSYGDMLDLMADALGVRRRPRVPVPLITPWLSSLWIGLVTPVDPGVARPLIEGLSTPTVVTDGSGAAMFDVRPVPFMDALRQALAEDSEVNVAPQS
- a CDS encoding neutral/alkaline non-lysosomal ceramidase N-terminal domain-containing protein, whose translation is MGLVRTVLAAFGAVAVALALTAPASAADELRVGVGRADISPPTGYYMMGWVRSDARSAGQLTRLWARVIVLERGGEKMALVAEDLGGIPGGMLAEAAERVSDLGFSQRNVLDSASHTHSGPTGFFNFSTFNTVFMTINSPTDFQLTGGLDPQLYTFMVGRLELAIRRADANLGPGKLGWGKTQITDLTDNRSVEAHLRNHGIHEDFGQGSAAQDPQGRLHTLDPDVNVLRVDKMIGGRQVPVGMWSTFADHGTVIRFQFTYYNRDHHSAATQLVEDAIRRAGRVPADQAVVNVYGNTDEGDQTAGLHRAGPAAADYVGRVEAMAFMRAWREAGQHMNATPILGRRWTRMCWCGQQTAAGPVADRAEFGLPQFTGSEEGRGPLFDVTGVPFEGHHLPGGSGPQGNKITPPLPVEVPEAVPLMALRIGPRMIVSIPGEMTAQMGRRVRNAVTDAARGSGVSGAVISGLANEYIDYFTTPQEYDAQHYEGGATIYGRASSVALQEVLVDLTRRLVEGRPPPQAYPYDPRNGVAANAAPFPLGAASATVANQHGPGAWRLGSPRFSWRGGVRGFDRPLERPFVQIQRRTANGGWQTVDSDLGLAVLWRVDENGLYLTRWEPRFDQPLGTYRFRITANRYALTSNPFDLQPNKGLRPRRVAAPAGKVAVVLDYPRARVREEIGDPVPDASASLTHRPRSAASGRVTFIVDGRPVTVQAGPGGRFEVNASPGDQIRIPAGGGRDGFGNRTGVDFAFQA
- a CDS encoding neutral zinc metallopeptidase, whose amino-acid sequence is MRWRRVKRPRDVIDQRGASPAGGRLGGGMSRLPLPGGLALPGGLGIVGVIIYIAIQVFFSGDGGGFNVPTGFTPGVEAPGQPAPQGIPPAQDPERDIKEFSTYVFTDTQRTWEGTFRRDGEPYEHAQLVLYSDAVNTNGCGSATSAVGPFYCPADQRVYLDLSFYEEMANQLAAPGDFAWAYVIAHEMGHHVQEETGMSEEVDRLSRENPDDANELSVRLELQADCYAGVWGNTVFQQGDLQGGDLNEAFTATEAIGDDRLQRQATGHIDPDSFTHGTSDQRRAWFTTGYRSGDPAACDTFSVDQL
- a CDS encoding DUF4235 domain-containing protein — encoded protein: MKFLFLPVSIIGGLLAGLIGKKVFEQIWGLIDEQEPPEPQHRQVRYAKLAGALLLEGAIFRLARGFFDHGARHGFQRLTGSWPGEEAPEPV